The following coding sequences are from one Sesamum indicum cultivar Zhongzhi No. 13 linkage group LG11, S_indicum_v1.0, whole genome shotgun sequence window:
- the LOC105173893 gene encoding uncharacterized protein LOC105173893 isoform X1: MQLLHWQTEVQNTDAKLPSLLSGTCLLYVSDFMKQQESPYWMPGTNNPENCSILHQYHLDGCDELHSDRRKRDDDLCSLNCARNFSQLSTSSTMCQDAAPTFVYRRRRQRRSSVSMCSIQTSAGAKPSDDSHSAISSAAPSVAAQEHIVSFSECATEAVAASFNRCSAGEEALVSDVDRVINVCCANDNCSSSKSNLALSSVSLKIDMDDVGECSSSGALSAEKVSYEMSERDICISIIRNQGPVDRVGTRQERDSSVNTCIRNDIYYSQPCKICEHLDSTSNMLICDNCLDAFHMSCCNPCIKRIPVGEWLCTSCSKKRHKILKEKSFSISSEIGNGNSASEGELGSTEFMFTDTEPYMSNVRIGDEFQADVPDWSNSSPTYNECDPYVDWLEMDSSNNVSMQERNYTKPLKLSSIGNWLQCQGLIEGIGEGGEATTCGKWRRAPLFEVQTDDWECFCCVLWDPSHADCAVPQELDTEEVMRQLKYIEMHALQLRPQLAAKRRKLNFSKRP; the protein is encoded by the exons ATGCAACTGCTACACTGGCAGACCGAAG TGCAGAATACTGATGCAAAGCTCCCATCCTTGTTAAGTGGAACTTGCTTATTGTACGTGTCTGATTTCATGAAACAACAAGAATCACCTTACTGGATGCCAGGAACCAATAACCCGGAAAATTGTTCAATACTCCACCAGTATCATTTGGATGGCTGTGATGAACTTCATTCAGATAGGAGGAAAAGAGATGATGATTTATGTTCCTTAAACTGCGCAAGAAATTTTTCCCAGCTGTCAACCTCCAGTACAATGTGTCAGGATGCTGCACCAACTTTTGTTTATAGGCGTAGGAGGCAACGCAGGAGCTCTGTTTCCATGTGCTCAATACAGACATCTGCTGGTGCCAAACCAAGTGATGACTCTCACTCTGCCATCAGTTCTGCAGCCCCTTCAGTGGCTGCCCAAGAGCACATTGTTTCCTTTTCTGAGTGTGCAACAGAAGCTGTGGCAGCATCCTTTAATCGATGTTCGGCTGGGGAAGAAGCCTTGGTAAGTGATGTGGACAGAGTTATCAATGTCTGTTGTGCTAATGATAATTGTTCatcatcaaaatcaaatttagcaCTTAGTTCGGTTTCCCTGAAAATTGATATGGATGATGTGGGCGAGTGCTCCTCTTCTGGTGCATTGAGTGCTGAGAAGGTGTCATATGAGATGTCAGAAAGAGATATATGCATTTCAATTATCAGAAATCAGGGACCGGTGGATAGAGTTGGGACCAGGCAAGAGCGAGATTCTTCCGTAAATACTTGTATTAGAAATGACATCTACTATTCACAACCATGCAAAATCTGTGAGCATTTGGATAGCACATCAAATATGCTTATATGTGACAATTGCTTAGATGCATTTCACATGTCTTGCTGCAACCCCTGTATAAAGAGAATACCAGTGGGAGAGTGGCTTTGTACTTCTTGCTCGAAGAAAAggcataaaatattgaaagagAAATCTTTCAGTATCAGCTCAGAAATTGGAAATGGGAATTCAGCATCAGAAGGTGAATTAGGGTCCACTGAGTTTATGTTCACAGACACTGAGCCATATATGTCTAATGTGCGAATTGGTGATGAATTTCAAGCTGATGTTCCTGATTGGTCCAACTCCAGCCCCACTTACAA TGAATGCGATCCTTATGTTGATTGGTTAGAAATGGATTCTTCAAATAATGTTAGTATGCAG GAACggaattacaccaaacctttAAAGCTCAGCTCTATAGGTAATTGGCTTCAATGTCAAGGGCTTATTGAAGGCATTGGAGAAGGTGGTGAAGCAACTACATGTGGAAAATGGCGCAG GGCTCCTCTTTTTGAAGTTCAAACTGATGATTGGGAATGCTTCTGTTGTGTACTTTGGGATCCTTCTCACGCTGACTGCGCTGTACCCCAG GAGCTAGACACTGAAGAAGTCATGAGGCAATTGAAGTACATAGAGATG CATGCTTTGCAGTTGAGGCCCCAGCTAGCTGCGAAAAGGcgcaaattgaatttttcgaAGAGACCTTGA
- the LOC105173893 gene encoding uncharacterized protein LOC105173893 isoform X3, translating to MQLLHWQTEVQNTDAKLPSLLSGTCLLYVSDFMKQQESPYWMPGTNNPENCSILHQYHLDGCDELHSDRRKRDDDLCSLNCARNFSQLSTSSTMCQDAAPTFVYRRRRQRRSSVSMCSIQTSAGAKPSDDSHSAISSAAPSVAAQEHIVSFSECATEAVAASFNRCSAGEEALVSDVDRVINVCCANDNCSSSKSNLALSSVSLKIDMDDVGECSSSGALSAEKVSYEMSERDICISIIRNQGPVDRVGTRQERDSSVNTCIRNDIYYSQPCKICEHLDSTSNMLICDNCLDAFHMSCCNPCIKRIPVGEWLCTSCSKKRHKILKEKSFSISSEIGNGNSASEGELGSTEFMFTDTEPYMSNVRIGDEFQADVPDWSNSSPTYKMLIMVSEGMCLDSFQERNYTKPLKLSSIGNWLQCQGLIEGIGEGGEATTCGKWRRAPLFEVQTDDWECFCCVLWDPSHADCAVPQELDTEEVMRQLKYIEMHALQLRPQLAAKRRKLNFSKRP from the exons ATGCAACTGCTACACTGGCAGACCGAAG TGCAGAATACTGATGCAAAGCTCCCATCCTTGTTAAGTGGAACTTGCTTATTGTACGTGTCTGATTTCATGAAACAACAAGAATCACCTTACTGGATGCCAGGAACCAATAACCCGGAAAATTGTTCAATACTCCACCAGTATCATTTGGATGGCTGTGATGAACTTCATTCAGATAGGAGGAAAAGAGATGATGATTTATGTTCCTTAAACTGCGCAAGAAATTTTTCCCAGCTGTCAACCTCCAGTACAATGTGTCAGGATGCTGCACCAACTTTTGTTTATAGGCGTAGGAGGCAACGCAGGAGCTCTGTTTCCATGTGCTCAATACAGACATCTGCTGGTGCCAAACCAAGTGATGACTCTCACTCTGCCATCAGTTCTGCAGCCCCTTCAGTGGCTGCCCAAGAGCACATTGTTTCCTTTTCTGAGTGTGCAACAGAAGCTGTGGCAGCATCCTTTAATCGATGTTCGGCTGGGGAAGAAGCCTTGGTAAGTGATGTGGACAGAGTTATCAATGTCTGTTGTGCTAATGATAATTGTTCatcatcaaaatcaaatttagcaCTTAGTTCGGTTTCCCTGAAAATTGATATGGATGATGTGGGCGAGTGCTCCTCTTCTGGTGCATTGAGTGCTGAGAAGGTGTCATATGAGATGTCAGAAAGAGATATATGCATTTCAATTATCAGAAATCAGGGACCGGTGGATAGAGTTGGGACCAGGCAAGAGCGAGATTCTTCCGTAAATACTTGTATTAGAAATGACATCTACTATTCACAACCATGCAAAATCTGTGAGCATTTGGATAGCACATCAAATATGCTTATATGTGACAATTGCTTAGATGCATTTCACATGTCTTGCTGCAACCCCTGTATAAAGAGAATACCAGTGGGAGAGTGGCTTTGTACTTCTTGCTCGAAGAAAAggcataaaatattgaaagagAAATCTTTCAGTATCAGCTCAGAAATTGGAAATGGGAATTCAGCATCAGAAGGTGAATTAGGGTCCACTGAGTTTATGTTCACAGACACTGAGCCATATATGTCTAATGTGCGAATTGGTGATGAATTTCAAGCTGATGTTCCTGATTGGTCCAACTCCAGCCCCACTTACAA GATGCTTATAATGGTATCAGAGGGAATGTGTCTTGATTCTTTCCAGGAACggaattacaccaaacctttAAAGCTCAGCTCTATAGGTAATTGGCTTCAATGTCAAGGGCTTATTGAAGGCATTGGAGAAGGTGGTGAAGCAACTACATGTGGAAAATGGCGCAG GGCTCCTCTTTTTGAAGTTCAAACTGATGATTGGGAATGCTTCTGTTGTGTACTTTGGGATCCTTCTCACGCTGACTGCGCTGTACCCCAG GAGCTAGACACTGAAGAAGTCATGAGGCAATTGAAGTACATAGAGATG CATGCTTTGCAGTTGAGGCCCCAGCTAGCTGCGAAAAGGcgcaaattgaatttttcgaAGAGACCTTGA
- the LOC105173893 gene encoding uncharacterized protein LOC105173893 isoform X2, which produces MQLLHWQTEVQNTDAKLPSLLSGTCLLYVSDFMKQQESPYWMPGTNNPENCSILHQYHLDGCDELHSDRRKRDDDLCSLNCARNFSQLSTSSTMCQDAAPTFVYRRRRQRRSSVSMCSIQTSAGAKPSDDSHSAISSAAPSVAAQEHIVSFSECATEAVAASFNRCSAGEEALVSDVDRVINVCCANDNCSSSKSNLALSSVSLKIDMDDVGECSSSGALSAEKVSYEMSERDICISIIRNQGPVDRVGTRQERDSSVNTCIRNDIYYSQPCKICEHLDSTSNMLICDNCLDAFHMSCCNPCIKRIPVGEWLCTSCSKKRHKILKEKSFSISSEIGNGNSASEGELGSTEFMFTDTEPYMSNVRIGDEFQADVPDWSNSSPTYNECDPYVDWLEMDSSNNVSMQERNYTKPLKLSSIGNWLQCQGLIEGIGEGGEATTCGKWRRAPLFEVQTDDWECFCCVLWDPSHADCAVPQELDTEEVMRQLKYIEMLRPQLAAKRRKLNFSKRP; this is translated from the exons ATGCAACTGCTACACTGGCAGACCGAAG TGCAGAATACTGATGCAAAGCTCCCATCCTTGTTAAGTGGAACTTGCTTATTGTACGTGTCTGATTTCATGAAACAACAAGAATCACCTTACTGGATGCCAGGAACCAATAACCCGGAAAATTGTTCAATACTCCACCAGTATCATTTGGATGGCTGTGATGAACTTCATTCAGATAGGAGGAAAAGAGATGATGATTTATGTTCCTTAAACTGCGCAAGAAATTTTTCCCAGCTGTCAACCTCCAGTACAATGTGTCAGGATGCTGCACCAACTTTTGTTTATAGGCGTAGGAGGCAACGCAGGAGCTCTGTTTCCATGTGCTCAATACAGACATCTGCTGGTGCCAAACCAAGTGATGACTCTCACTCTGCCATCAGTTCTGCAGCCCCTTCAGTGGCTGCCCAAGAGCACATTGTTTCCTTTTCTGAGTGTGCAACAGAAGCTGTGGCAGCATCCTTTAATCGATGTTCGGCTGGGGAAGAAGCCTTGGTAAGTGATGTGGACAGAGTTATCAATGTCTGTTGTGCTAATGATAATTGTTCatcatcaaaatcaaatttagcaCTTAGTTCGGTTTCCCTGAAAATTGATATGGATGATGTGGGCGAGTGCTCCTCTTCTGGTGCATTGAGTGCTGAGAAGGTGTCATATGAGATGTCAGAAAGAGATATATGCATTTCAATTATCAGAAATCAGGGACCGGTGGATAGAGTTGGGACCAGGCAAGAGCGAGATTCTTCCGTAAATACTTGTATTAGAAATGACATCTACTATTCACAACCATGCAAAATCTGTGAGCATTTGGATAGCACATCAAATATGCTTATATGTGACAATTGCTTAGATGCATTTCACATGTCTTGCTGCAACCCCTGTATAAAGAGAATACCAGTGGGAGAGTGGCTTTGTACTTCTTGCTCGAAGAAAAggcataaaatattgaaagagAAATCTTTCAGTATCAGCTCAGAAATTGGAAATGGGAATTCAGCATCAGAAGGTGAATTAGGGTCCACTGAGTTTATGTTCACAGACACTGAGCCATATATGTCTAATGTGCGAATTGGTGATGAATTTCAAGCTGATGTTCCTGATTGGTCCAACTCCAGCCCCACTTACAA TGAATGCGATCCTTATGTTGATTGGTTAGAAATGGATTCTTCAAATAATGTTAGTATGCAG GAACggaattacaccaaacctttAAAGCTCAGCTCTATAGGTAATTGGCTTCAATGTCAAGGGCTTATTGAAGGCATTGGAGAAGGTGGTGAAGCAACTACATGTGGAAAATGGCGCAG GGCTCCTCTTTTTGAAGTTCAAACTGATGATTGGGAATGCTTCTGTTGTGTACTTTGGGATCCTTCTCACGCTGACTGCGCTGTACCCCAG GAGCTAGACACTGAAGAAGTCATGAGGCAATTGAAGTACATAGAGATG TTGAGGCCCCAGCTAGCTGCGAAAAGGcgcaaattgaatttttcgaAGAGACCTTGA
- the LOC105173893 gene encoding uncharacterized protein LOC105173893 isoform X4, translating into MQLLHWQTEVQNTDAKLPSLLSGTCLLYVSDFMKQQESPYWMPGTNNPENCSILHQYHLDGCDELHSDRRKRDDDLCSLNCARNFSQLSTSSTMCQDAAPTFVYRRRRQRRSSVSMCSIQTSAGAKPSDDSHSAISSAAPSVAAQEHIVSFSECATEAVAASFNRCSAGEEALVSDVDRVINVCCANDNCSSSKSNLALSSVSLKIDMDDVGECSSSGALSAEKVSYEMSERDICISIIRNQGPVDRVGTRQERDSSVNTCIRNDIYYSQPCKICEHLDSTSNMLICDNCLDAFHMSCCNPCIKRIPVGEWLCTSCSKKRHKILKEKSFSISSEIGNGNSASEGELGSTEFMFTDTEPYMSNVRIGDEFQADVPDWSNSSPTYNECDPYVDWLEMDSSNNVSMQERNYTKPLKLSSIGNWLQCQGLIEGIGEGGEATTCGKWRRAPLFEVQTDDWECFCCVLWDPSHADCAVPQILRSRKCPMQWKFSRSRCLSRARH; encoded by the exons ATGCAACTGCTACACTGGCAGACCGAAG TGCAGAATACTGATGCAAAGCTCCCATCCTTGTTAAGTGGAACTTGCTTATTGTACGTGTCTGATTTCATGAAACAACAAGAATCACCTTACTGGATGCCAGGAACCAATAACCCGGAAAATTGTTCAATACTCCACCAGTATCATTTGGATGGCTGTGATGAACTTCATTCAGATAGGAGGAAAAGAGATGATGATTTATGTTCCTTAAACTGCGCAAGAAATTTTTCCCAGCTGTCAACCTCCAGTACAATGTGTCAGGATGCTGCACCAACTTTTGTTTATAGGCGTAGGAGGCAACGCAGGAGCTCTGTTTCCATGTGCTCAATACAGACATCTGCTGGTGCCAAACCAAGTGATGACTCTCACTCTGCCATCAGTTCTGCAGCCCCTTCAGTGGCTGCCCAAGAGCACATTGTTTCCTTTTCTGAGTGTGCAACAGAAGCTGTGGCAGCATCCTTTAATCGATGTTCGGCTGGGGAAGAAGCCTTGGTAAGTGATGTGGACAGAGTTATCAATGTCTGTTGTGCTAATGATAATTGTTCatcatcaaaatcaaatttagcaCTTAGTTCGGTTTCCCTGAAAATTGATATGGATGATGTGGGCGAGTGCTCCTCTTCTGGTGCATTGAGTGCTGAGAAGGTGTCATATGAGATGTCAGAAAGAGATATATGCATTTCAATTATCAGAAATCAGGGACCGGTGGATAGAGTTGGGACCAGGCAAGAGCGAGATTCTTCCGTAAATACTTGTATTAGAAATGACATCTACTATTCACAACCATGCAAAATCTGTGAGCATTTGGATAGCACATCAAATATGCTTATATGTGACAATTGCTTAGATGCATTTCACATGTCTTGCTGCAACCCCTGTATAAAGAGAATACCAGTGGGAGAGTGGCTTTGTACTTCTTGCTCGAAGAAAAggcataaaatattgaaagagAAATCTTTCAGTATCAGCTCAGAAATTGGAAATGGGAATTCAGCATCAGAAGGTGAATTAGGGTCCACTGAGTTTATGTTCACAGACACTGAGCCATATATGTCTAATGTGCGAATTGGTGATGAATTTCAAGCTGATGTTCCTGATTGGTCCAACTCCAGCCCCACTTACAA TGAATGCGATCCTTATGTTGATTGGTTAGAAATGGATTCTTCAAATAATGTTAGTATGCAG GAACggaattacaccaaacctttAAAGCTCAGCTCTATAGGTAATTGGCTTCAATGTCAAGGGCTTATTGAAGGCATTGGAGAAGGTGGTGAAGCAACTACATGTGGAAAATGGCGCAG GGCTCCTCTTTTTGAAGTTCAAACTGATGATTGGGAATGCTTCTGTTGTGTACTTTGGGATCCTTCTCACGCTGACTGCGCTGTACCCCAG ATACTGAGAAGTAGAAAGTGTCCCATGCAATGGAAATTTAGCAGGTCGAGATGTCTAAGTA GAGCTAGACACTGA
- the LOC105173893 gene encoding uncharacterized protein LOC105173893 isoform X5, whose translation MQLLHWQTEVQNTDAKLPSLLSGTCLLYVSDFMKQQESPYWMPGTNNPENCSILHQYHLDGCDELHSDRRKRDDDLCSLNCARNFSQLSTSSTMCQDAAPTFVYRRRRQRRSSVSMCSIQTSAGAKPSDDSHSAISSAAPSVAAQEHIVSFSECATEAVAASFNRCSAGEEALVSDVDRVINVCCANDNCSSSKSNLALSSVSLKIDMDDVGECSSSGALSAEKVSYEMSERDICISIIRNQGPVDRVGTRQERDSSVNTCIRNDIYYSQPCKICEHLDSTSNMLICDNCLDAFHMSCCNPCIKRIPVGEWLCTSCSKKRHKILKEKSFSISSEIGNGNSASEGELGSTEFMFTDTEPYMSNVRIGDEFQADVPDWSNSSPTYNECDPYVDWLEMDSSNNVSMQERNYTKPLKLSSIGNWLQCQGLIEGIGEGGEATTCGKWRRAPLFEVQTDDWECFCCVLWRLLFLKFKLMIGNASVVYFGILLTLTALYPRS comes from the exons ATGCAACTGCTACACTGGCAGACCGAAG TGCAGAATACTGATGCAAAGCTCCCATCCTTGTTAAGTGGAACTTGCTTATTGTACGTGTCTGATTTCATGAAACAACAAGAATCACCTTACTGGATGCCAGGAACCAATAACCCGGAAAATTGTTCAATACTCCACCAGTATCATTTGGATGGCTGTGATGAACTTCATTCAGATAGGAGGAAAAGAGATGATGATTTATGTTCCTTAAACTGCGCAAGAAATTTTTCCCAGCTGTCAACCTCCAGTACAATGTGTCAGGATGCTGCACCAACTTTTGTTTATAGGCGTAGGAGGCAACGCAGGAGCTCTGTTTCCATGTGCTCAATACAGACATCTGCTGGTGCCAAACCAAGTGATGACTCTCACTCTGCCATCAGTTCTGCAGCCCCTTCAGTGGCTGCCCAAGAGCACATTGTTTCCTTTTCTGAGTGTGCAACAGAAGCTGTGGCAGCATCCTTTAATCGATGTTCGGCTGGGGAAGAAGCCTTGGTAAGTGATGTGGACAGAGTTATCAATGTCTGTTGTGCTAATGATAATTGTTCatcatcaaaatcaaatttagcaCTTAGTTCGGTTTCCCTGAAAATTGATATGGATGATGTGGGCGAGTGCTCCTCTTCTGGTGCATTGAGTGCTGAGAAGGTGTCATATGAGATGTCAGAAAGAGATATATGCATTTCAATTATCAGAAATCAGGGACCGGTGGATAGAGTTGGGACCAGGCAAGAGCGAGATTCTTCCGTAAATACTTGTATTAGAAATGACATCTACTATTCACAACCATGCAAAATCTGTGAGCATTTGGATAGCACATCAAATATGCTTATATGTGACAATTGCTTAGATGCATTTCACATGTCTTGCTGCAACCCCTGTATAAAGAGAATACCAGTGGGAGAGTGGCTTTGTACTTCTTGCTCGAAGAAAAggcataaaatattgaaagagAAATCTTTCAGTATCAGCTCAGAAATTGGAAATGGGAATTCAGCATCAGAAGGTGAATTAGGGTCCACTGAGTTTATGTTCACAGACACTGAGCCATATATGTCTAATGTGCGAATTGGTGATGAATTTCAAGCTGATGTTCCTGATTGGTCCAACTCCAGCCCCACTTACAA TGAATGCGATCCTTATGTTGATTGGTTAGAAATGGATTCTTCAAATAATGTTAGTATGCAG GAACggaattacaccaaacctttAAAGCTCAGCTCTATAGGTAATTGGCTTCAATGTCAAGGGCTTATTGAAGGCATTGGAGAAGGTGGTGAAGCAACTACATGTGGAAAATGGCGCAG GGCTCCTCTTTTTGAAGTTCAAACTGATGATTGGGAATGCTTCTGTTGTGTACTTTGGC GGCTCCTCTTTTTGAAGTTCAAACTGATGATTGGGAATGCTTCTGTTGTGTACTTTGGGATCCTTCTCACGCTGACTGCGCTGTACCCCAG GAGCTAG
- the LOC105173893 gene encoding uncharacterized protein LOC105173893 isoform X7 encodes MQLLHWQTEVQNTDAKLPSLLSGTCLLYVSDFMKQQESPYWMPGTNNPENCSILHQYHLDGCDELHSDRRKRDDDLCSLNCARNFSQLSTSSTMCQDAAPTFVYRRRRQRRSSVSMCSIQTSAGAKPSDDSHSAISSAAPSVAAQEHIVSFSECATEAVAASFNRCSAGEEALVSDVDRVINVCCANDNCSSSKSNLALSSVSLKIDMDDVGECSSSGALSAEKVSYEMSERDICISIIRNQGPVDRVGTRQERDSSVNTCIRNDIYYSQPCKICEHLDSTSNMLICDNCLDAFHMSCCNPCIKRIPVGEWLCTSCSKKRHKILKEKSFSISSEIGNGNSASEGELGSTEFMFTDTEPYMSNVRIGDEFQADVPDWSNSSPTYNECDPYVDWLEMDSSNNVSMQERNYTKPLKLSSIGNWLQCQGLIEGIGEGGEATTCGKWRRAPLFEVQTDDWECFCCVLWDPSHADCAVPQILRSRKCPMQWKFSRS; translated from the exons ATGCAACTGCTACACTGGCAGACCGAAG TGCAGAATACTGATGCAAAGCTCCCATCCTTGTTAAGTGGAACTTGCTTATTGTACGTGTCTGATTTCATGAAACAACAAGAATCACCTTACTGGATGCCAGGAACCAATAACCCGGAAAATTGTTCAATACTCCACCAGTATCATTTGGATGGCTGTGATGAACTTCATTCAGATAGGAGGAAAAGAGATGATGATTTATGTTCCTTAAACTGCGCAAGAAATTTTTCCCAGCTGTCAACCTCCAGTACAATGTGTCAGGATGCTGCACCAACTTTTGTTTATAGGCGTAGGAGGCAACGCAGGAGCTCTGTTTCCATGTGCTCAATACAGACATCTGCTGGTGCCAAACCAAGTGATGACTCTCACTCTGCCATCAGTTCTGCAGCCCCTTCAGTGGCTGCCCAAGAGCACATTGTTTCCTTTTCTGAGTGTGCAACAGAAGCTGTGGCAGCATCCTTTAATCGATGTTCGGCTGGGGAAGAAGCCTTGGTAAGTGATGTGGACAGAGTTATCAATGTCTGTTGTGCTAATGATAATTGTTCatcatcaaaatcaaatttagcaCTTAGTTCGGTTTCCCTGAAAATTGATATGGATGATGTGGGCGAGTGCTCCTCTTCTGGTGCATTGAGTGCTGAGAAGGTGTCATATGAGATGTCAGAAAGAGATATATGCATTTCAATTATCAGAAATCAGGGACCGGTGGATAGAGTTGGGACCAGGCAAGAGCGAGATTCTTCCGTAAATACTTGTATTAGAAATGACATCTACTATTCACAACCATGCAAAATCTGTGAGCATTTGGATAGCACATCAAATATGCTTATATGTGACAATTGCTTAGATGCATTTCACATGTCTTGCTGCAACCCCTGTATAAAGAGAATACCAGTGGGAGAGTGGCTTTGTACTTCTTGCTCGAAGAAAAggcataaaatattgaaagagAAATCTTTCAGTATCAGCTCAGAAATTGGAAATGGGAATTCAGCATCAGAAGGTGAATTAGGGTCCACTGAGTTTATGTTCACAGACACTGAGCCATATATGTCTAATGTGCGAATTGGTGATGAATTTCAAGCTGATGTTCCTGATTGGTCCAACTCCAGCCCCACTTACAA TGAATGCGATCCTTATGTTGATTGGTTAGAAATGGATTCTTCAAATAATGTTAGTATGCAG GAACggaattacaccaaacctttAAAGCTCAGCTCTATAGGTAATTGGCTTCAATGTCAAGGGCTTATTGAAGGCATTGGAGAAGGTGGTGAAGCAACTACATGTGGAAAATGGCGCAG GGCTCCTCTTTTTGAAGTTCAAACTGATGATTGGGAATGCTTCTGTTGTGTACTTTGGGATCCTTCTCACGCTGACTGCGCTGTACCCCAG ATACTGAGAAGTAGAAAGTGTCCCATGCAATGGAAATTTAGCAG GAGCTAG
- the LOC105173893 gene encoding uncharacterized protein LOC105173893 isoform X6, with product MQLLHWQTEVQNTDAKLPSLLSGTCLLYVSDFMKQQESPYWMPGTNNPENCSILHQYHLDGCDELHSDRRKRDDDLCSLNCARNFSQLSTSSTMCQDAAPTFVYRRRRQRRSSVSMCSIQTSAGAKPSDDSHSAISSAAPSVAAQEHIVSFSECATEAVAASFNRCSAGEEALVSDVDRVINVCCANDNCSSSKSNLALSSVSLKIDMDDVGECSSSGALSAEKVSYEMSERDICISIIRNQGPVDRVGTRQERDSSVNTCIRNDIYYSQPCKICEHLDSTSNMLICDNCLDAFHMSCCNPCIKRIPVGEWLCTSCSKKRHKILKEKSFSISSEIGNGNSASEGELGSTEFMFTDTEPYMSNVRIGDEFQADVPDWSNSSPTYNECDPYVDWLEMDSSNNVSMQERNYTKPLKLSSIGNWLQCQGLIEGIGEGGEATTCGKWRRAPLFEVQTDDWECFCCVLWRLLFLKFKLMIGNASVVYFGILLTLTALYPRY from the exons ATGCAACTGCTACACTGGCAGACCGAAG TGCAGAATACTGATGCAAAGCTCCCATCCTTGTTAAGTGGAACTTGCTTATTGTACGTGTCTGATTTCATGAAACAACAAGAATCACCTTACTGGATGCCAGGAACCAATAACCCGGAAAATTGTTCAATACTCCACCAGTATCATTTGGATGGCTGTGATGAACTTCATTCAGATAGGAGGAAAAGAGATGATGATTTATGTTCCTTAAACTGCGCAAGAAATTTTTCCCAGCTGTCAACCTCCAGTACAATGTGTCAGGATGCTGCACCAACTTTTGTTTATAGGCGTAGGAGGCAACGCAGGAGCTCTGTTTCCATGTGCTCAATACAGACATCTGCTGGTGCCAAACCAAGTGATGACTCTCACTCTGCCATCAGTTCTGCAGCCCCTTCAGTGGCTGCCCAAGAGCACATTGTTTCCTTTTCTGAGTGTGCAACAGAAGCTGTGGCAGCATCCTTTAATCGATGTTCGGCTGGGGAAGAAGCCTTGGTAAGTGATGTGGACAGAGTTATCAATGTCTGTTGTGCTAATGATAATTGTTCatcatcaaaatcaaatttagcaCTTAGTTCGGTTTCCCTGAAAATTGATATGGATGATGTGGGCGAGTGCTCCTCTTCTGGTGCATTGAGTGCTGAGAAGGTGTCATATGAGATGTCAGAAAGAGATATATGCATTTCAATTATCAGAAATCAGGGACCGGTGGATAGAGTTGGGACCAGGCAAGAGCGAGATTCTTCCGTAAATACTTGTATTAGAAATGACATCTACTATTCACAACCATGCAAAATCTGTGAGCATTTGGATAGCACATCAAATATGCTTATATGTGACAATTGCTTAGATGCATTTCACATGTCTTGCTGCAACCCCTGTATAAAGAGAATACCAGTGGGAGAGTGGCTTTGTACTTCTTGCTCGAAGAAAAggcataaaatattgaaagagAAATCTTTCAGTATCAGCTCAGAAATTGGAAATGGGAATTCAGCATCAGAAGGTGAATTAGGGTCCACTGAGTTTATGTTCACAGACACTGAGCCATATATGTCTAATGTGCGAATTGGTGATGAATTTCAAGCTGATGTTCCTGATTGGTCCAACTCCAGCCCCACTTACAA TGAATGCGATCCTTATGTTGATTGGTTAGAAATGGATTCTTCAAATAATGTTAGTATGCAG GAACggaattacaccaaacctttAAAGCTCAGCTCTATAGGTAATTGGCTTCAATGTCAAGGGCTTATTGAAGGCATTGGAGAAGGTGGTGAAGCAACTACATGTGGAAAATGGCGCAG GGCTCCTCTTTTTGAAGTTCAAACTGATGATTGGGAATGCTTCTGTTGTGTACTTTGGC GGCTCCTCTTTTTGAAGTTCAAACTGATGATTGGGAATGCTTCTGTTGTGTACTTTGGGATCCTTCTCACGCTGACTGCGCTGTACCCCAG ATACTGA